The Medicago truncatula cultivar Jemalong A17 chromosome 4, MtrunA17r5.0-ANR, whole genome shotgun sequence genome includes a region encoding these proteins:
- the LOC11418179 gene encoding receptor-like protein 15 — protein sequence MYIVEGFSRSKELEVLDLSHNELNCNIITSLYGFISLRSLILRDNKFNCSLSTLDFAKFSRLELLDLGGNQFTGSLHVEDVQHLKNLKMLSLNDNQMNGSIEGLCNFKDLVELDISKNMFSAKLPDCLSNLTNLRVLELSNNLFSGNFPSFISNLTSLAYLSFYGNYMQGSFSLSTLANHSNLEVLYISSKNNIGVDIETEKTKWFPKFQLKSLIVRNCNLNKDEGSVIPTFLSYQYNLVYLVLSSNNINGSLPSNWLIHNDDMIYLDISNNNLSGLLPKDIGIFLPNVTYLNFSWNSFEGNIPSSIGKMKQLQLLDFSQNHFSGELPKQLATGCDNLQYLKLSNNFLHGNIPRFCNSVNMFGLFLNNNNFSGTLEDVLGNNTRLETLSISNNSFSGTIPSSIGMFSNMWALLMSKNQLEGEIPIEISSIWRLQILDLSQNKLNGSIPPLSGLTLLRFLYLQENGLSGSIPYELYEGFQLQLLDLRENKFSGKIPNWMDKFSELRVLLLGGNNFEGEIPMQLCRLKKINIMDLSRNMLNASIPSCFRNMLFGMRQYVDAVFDLSSILYGQHIQDTHYFFDSSLSIDLPLEKDQLIEDLLHLEVEFRTKHYEYFYKGKVLENMTGLDLSCNKLTGVIPSQIGDLQQIRALNLSHNHLSGPIPITFSNLTQIESLDLSYNDLSGKIPNELTQLNFLSTFNVSYNNLSGTPPSIGQFANFDEDNYRGNPSLCGPLLSRKCERVEPPPSSQSNDNEEEETGVDMITFYWSFTASYITILLAFITVLCINPRWRMAWFYYISKFMRRFFPTFPLY from the exons ATGTTCAAcatttgaaaaatttgaaaatgttaagTTTAAACGATAATCAAATGAACGGCTCAATTGAAG GACTATGCAATTTTAAGGATTTGGTAGAACTGGATATCAGCAAAAACATGTTTAGTGCTAAACTTCCAGATTGTTTAAGCAACTTAACAAACCTCAGAGTTCTTGAACTTAGTAATAATCTGTTCAGTGGAAATTTTCCATCTTTCATTAGCAATCTCACATCACTGGCATACTTATCCTTCTATGGAAATTACATGCAAGGATCATTTTCATTGAGCACTTTGGCTAATCATTCCAATCTTGAGGTTCTATATATTTCATCAAAAAACAATATTGGAGTAGACATTGAAACTGAAAAAACAAAGTGGTTTCCTAAATTTCAATTGAAGTCACTTATTGTTAGAAATTGCAACCTAAACAAGGACGAAGGAAGTGTCATTCCTACTTTTCTTTCATATCAATATAATTTGGTATACTTGGTCCTCTCCAGCAACAATATAAATGGCTCACTCCCAAGTAATTGGTTGATACATAATGATGACATGATATATTTGGATATATCAAACAACAATTTGAGTGGTTTGCTTCCAAAAGATATCGGTATATTCCTTCCTAATGTTACCTATTTGAACTTTTCATGGAATAGCTTTGAAGGAAATATACCTTCATCAATTGGTAAGATGAAACAACTTCAACTCTTGGACTTCTCTCAAAATCATTTCTCAGGTGAGTTACCTAAACAACTGGCCACAGGTTGTGATAATTTACAATACTTGAAGCTCTCCAACAACTTTCTACATGGGAACATTCCAAGATTTTGTAATTCAGTGAATATGTTTGGGTTATttcttaataataacaactttaGTGGAACACTTGAAGATGTATTAGGAAATAATACAAGATTAGAAACGCTGTCCATATCCAATAATTCATTCTCAGGCACAATTCCTAGTTCAATTGGGATGTTTTCTAACATGTGGGCCCTTCTTATGTCTAAAAATCAATTAGAAGGTGAGATCCCTATTGAGATTTCCAGCATATGGCGGCTTCAAATTTTAGATCTTTCTCAAAACAAGTTAAATGGATCAATCCCACCTTTAAGTGGTTTGACTCTTCTAAGGTTCTTGTATTTGCAAGAGAATGGTCTCTCTGGATCAATCCCATATGAACTCTATGAAGGCTTCCAACTACAACTTCTAGATTTGAGGGAGAACAAATTTTCAGGAAAAATTCCCAACTGGATGGATAAGTTCTCAGAATTAAGGGTCCTTTTATTAGGAGGGAACAATTTTGAAGGAGAAATTCCAATGCAGTTGTGTCGGTTAAAAAAGATCAACATAATGGACTTATCACGAAACATGCTCAATGCTTCCATACCATCTTGCTTTCGAAATATGTTATTTGGAATGAGACAATATGTTGATGCTGTTTTTGACCTCTCATCCATCTTATATGGCCAACATATACAAGACACACATTATTTCTTCGATTCTAGTTTGTCGATTGATCTTCCATTGGAAAAAGATCAATTGATTGAAGATCTACTACATTTGGAAGTGGAGTTCAGAACAAAGCACTATGAATACTTTTACAAGGGTAAAGTTCTAGAGAATATGACTGGATTGGATTTATCATGCAATAAGCTAACAGGTGTCATCCCTTCTCAAATTGGAGACCTACAACAAATTAGAGCCTTGAATCTATCACATAATCACTTGTCAGGTCCCATTCCAATCACTTTTTCAAATCTTACCCAAATAGAGAGTCTTGACTTATCATACAATGACTTGAGTGGTAAGATACCCAATGAACTAACCCAGCTAAACTTTTTGTCAACCTTCAATGTGTCATACAACAACCTTTCTGGAACACCACCTAGTATAGGCCAGTTTGCAAACTTTGATGAGGATAACTACAGAGGTAATCCCAGTCTTTGTGGACCACTCCTCAGTCGAAAGTGTGAACGTGTCGAGCCTCCACCATCATCCCAATCCAATGACAATGAAGAAGAGGAAACTGGTGTGGACATGATAACATTTTATTGGAGTTTCACAGCATCTTACATAACAATACTATTGGCCTTCATAACAGTGTTGTGCATCAATCCACGTTGGCGCATGGCCTGGTTTTATTACATCAGTAAGTTTATGCGTAGATTCTTTCCAACTTTTCCATTGTATTGA